Proteins from one Sphaeramia orbicularis chromosome 17, fSphaOr1.1, whole genome shotgun sequence genomic window:
- the ankrd12 gene encoding ankyrin repeat domain-containing protein 12 isoform X2, with translation MAKPGSDRDGAMVDKQAGKKNKDKLSPFTKTPKLDRSELLGKEGKAKSSMKRKLTFTTSPPRTEERDSDTDKDGPDKKKVKKEAGGKKSQASNLLFGYPLSERKQMALLMQMTANSPDSTPSHPSQTTPVQKKVPSSASSRQKDKVNKRNERGETPLHMAAIRGDAKQVKELISLGADVNVKDFAGWTPLHEACNLGYYDVAKVLIAAGAEVNTQGLDDDTPLHDASSSGHKDIVKLLLRHGGNAFQANKRGERPVDVADSQELEQLLKGEVPLSDQDESSSDSEDPPSVNPSSVDDNMEDSDTEKDSDGKTTTKSAVPGLDEYEFKDEEEEEDLSKALNDRHILRRELRQREKEDKDRNHVAGKQGGKGDSSSKSKKQKTSRINCSSDTSSDEMESLPEKRNSPTCSQSSESHNADTRSKKDNAELKDKGKVKRKSKSQNRNKENQEDGKENSKTLVLSLATVSESTEKSREEDSFKMSFSPKDESSVHLFHLSSIKSPKLNHNLTDKQTPLKQENTKCVSISDSSCPVDGVKYNHYTDADYCTEGSSTKGCKHKEKSKHQQKDTSVDGDDGHSSPYKEVNIGNSIDSSDGALRKTDLDGKVVKKHKLKHKEKDKHRREYEAERSRHRQKEARKDSHRNLEFDREFWKENFFKSDDTDEPLPVKKEGEDNSSLQKASDSPPVKDERNLKEKHSGSKEKRLREEREKDKTMKKERKETAGKEEKAKDTKLSERDERVDCHGSGRIPEESLQSNSMKEETEEKPVSGITADQEQLELSEKGSREKTDKKLPGKEKDSEKMEKKHPDKEKKVKMEHFDKTEPQNSVDRWKEKDRTGTISSHLSGDKNYKENEKLKSLSTTKKHEDSRKNKDKVEKRSERERQDREYSVGDHREKDRTNSDKKGKPLEKTMDHSKSDRSKEKDCDRKKRDKMKDGPLSSSSNLKLLLEEKKSYLSESGKSLSAKSKEELVRTPEKDRDRRDRDRDSDRHKDKDKERHKDRSQQAKLMKAKPNESDIDKAKSKASPAPRDTKPKEKRLVNDDLMQTSFERMLSLKDQEIEQWHRKHLEKIKQKERERLKQRPLADSAKAKPKDRTKPDTCLSKELVRSKSSEVSDVQSREKPLKEGTSPRTMSLDGKSLPSVSAKVISSVENCLTRSPRPESERGGVMSRSVSLVSVASSEDSCQAATLTPKHTEYDSDMNLEASDSQPAFLQSSLVIQATRSPSVHDKDCNSLPDVSQSNRTPLFGRHESPYLRAILDEDANSSTEGKNVENLPKANLQPTEEVRLRDTLAEGDESLSSHNLTEQQYTNSAADTGADREGSTPGTTQTLNKDPPSKNLTLPQSGLLQLSGPQTVSTELRALSSSDFSGTQCPTDNTSSLAECKDTEHPSVLAGSPPLETSVPTNSKPFQHREPLPCSAVENLQQTELDTILGSDHKDKSLENSDRTEPESMDNVSESYRADGIGSPVPSTSEHIPSSTAGESSAGFGKTSTEPKCCPEDMDVDSYDCKKSRTSSDTVCLDPPVEKDGILHVSSTSLNTEHKDEEMSDFSQSSENNNATAISAAAEASLVENSECSSESRTEANPEPMEAVPADDKPESLSAAEEQSTIPPVVQTDPSNNVSASSSPQSGDRDSDSSGAKIKVRSADEEVDIHVPHPRKRKMPKMSASQSSSAQQDKERGQQSLAAIVDSIKLEEIEPYQTERANPYYEFLHIRKKIEEKRKVLCSVTPQPPQYYDEYVTFNGSYLIDGNPLGKLCIPTITPPPSLPEQLKEMFKQQEVVRMKLRLQHSIEREKLIVSNEQEVLRVHYRAARTLANQTLPFSACTVLLDAEVYNMPQDVQSDDGKTSVRDRFNARQFMSWLQDVDDKFDKLKTCLLMRQQHEAAALNAVQRLEWQLKLQELDPATYKSTSIFEIPEFYIPLVEVNDDFDLTPI, from the exons AACAAAGACAAGTTGTCCCCTTTCACCAAAACTCCAAAGTTGGACCGGAGTGAGTTGCTGGGGAAGGAAGGGAAAGCCAAGTCTTCCATGAAGCGCAAGCTCACCTTCACTACCAGTCCGCCTCGGACAGAGGAGCGGGACTCAGACACCG ATAAAGATGGACCAGACAAGAAGAAGGTGAAAAAGGAAGCTGGAGGCAAGAAGTCGCAAGCTTCTAACCTTTTGTTTGGGTATCCTCTGTCAGAGCGCAAACAGATGGCTCTTCTAATGCAGATGACTGCCAACAGTCCAG ACTCTACCCCCAGCCACCCTTCACAAACGACCCCTGTGCAGAAGAAAGTCCCCAGCAGTGCCTCGTCTCGACAGAAGGACAAGGTCAACAAGAGGAATGAGCGAGGGGAGACACCCCTTCACATGGCAGCCATCCGGGGAGACGCCAAGCAAGTGAAAGAGCTCATTAGCCTGGGAGCTGATGTCAACGTCAAAGACTTTGCAG GTTGGACTCCTCTCCATGAGGCGTGTAATCTTGGTTACTATGATGTGGCCAAGGTCCTAATAGCAGCAGGAGCAGAAGTGAACACGCAGGGTCTGGATGACGACACACCTCTTCACGATGCTTCCAGCAGTGGGCACAAAGAT ATTGTGAAACTGCTACTACGGCATGGTGGTAACGCTTTCCAGGCCAACAAGCGTGGGGAGCGCCCAGTGGACGTGGCAGACTCTCAAGAGCTGGAACAGCTATTAAAGGGAGAAGTGCCACTATCGGACCAAGATGAAAGCTCTTCAG ACTCTGAAGACCCACCATCTGTCAATCCATCCAGTGTGGATGACAACATGGAAGATTCTGATACTGAAAAGGACTCAGATGGCAAAACAACCACAAAATCTGCTGTTCCGGGGCTGGATGAGTATGAGTtcaaggatgaggaggaggaggaggatctgAGTAAGGCCCTGAACGACAGACACATCCTCCGCAGGGAACTccgacagagagagaaagaggacaaAGATAGAAATCATGTCGCAGGAAAGCAGGGTGGCAAGGGGGATTCCTCCTCTAAGTCTAAGAAGCAGAAGACCTCCCGCATCAACTGCAGCTCAGATACCTCCAGCGATGAAATGGAGAGTCTTCCTGAGAAAAGGAACTCGCCCACCTGTTCTCAGAGCTCAGAGAGCCACAATGCTGACACAAGGTCAAAAAAGGACAATGCTGAGCTAAAGGACAAGGGCAAAGTTAAGAGGAAGAGCAAAAGCCAGAACCGAAACAAAGAAAACCAAGAAGACGGGAAAGAGAACAGCAAAACATTAGTACTGTCACTAGCAACTGTGTCTGAGAGCACAGAAAAGAGCCGGGAGGAAGACTCTTTCAAGATGTCTTTCAGTCCCAAAGATGAGTCATCCGTCCACCTCTTCCATTTGTCGTCCATTAAATCTCCCAAACTGAACCACAActtgacagataaacaaacaccaCTCAAGCAGGAAAACACTAAGTGTGTTTCAATCAGTGACAGCTCATGTCCTGTTGATGGTGTCAAATACAACCACTACACAGACGCAGACTACTGCACCGAAGGTTCCAGCACCAAGGGCTGTAAGCACAAAGAAAAGAGCAAACATCAACAGAAAGACACAAGTGTAGATGGAGATGATGGACATTCAAGCCCTTACAAAGAAGTAAACATAGGAAACAGCATAGACAGCTCTGATGGGGCCTTACGAAAAACTGACCTAGATGGTAAAGTAGTAAAGAAGCATAAActtaaacacaaagaaaaagacaaacacaggAGGGAATATGAGGCTGAGCGGAGCCGCCACAGGCAAAAAGAGGCCAGGAAAGACAGCCACAGGAATTTGGAGTTTGACAGAGAGTTCTGGAAAGAGAATTTTTTCAAAAGTGATGATACAGATGAACCTCTGCCAGTAAAAAAGGAAGGTGAAGACAACAGTTCACTTCAGAAAGCCTCTGATTCTCCGCCTGTCAAAGATGAGAGAAACTTAAAGGAGAAGCACTCCGGCAGCAAGGAGAAGAGGCTGAGAGAGGAGCGAGAAAAAGACAAAACCATGAAAAAAGAGCGCAAGGAGACTGCCGGTAAAGAGGAGAAAGCGAAGGATACAAAGCTGAGTGAGCGTGACGAGAGAGTGGACTGCCACGGCTCAGGGCGGATTCCAGAGGAGTCGCTACAGAGCAACAGCatgaaagaagaaacagaagagaaaccCGTAAGTGGGATCACAGCTGATCAAGAACAGCTGGAGCTCTCTGAAAAAGGCTCACGCGAGAAAACTGACAAGAAGCTCCCAGGAAAGGAGAAGGATTctgaaaaaatggagaaaaaacatCCTGACAAGGAAAAGAAGGTTAAGATGGAGCACTTTGACAAAACTGAACCACAGAATTCAGTGGATCGTTGGAAGGAAAAAGACAGAACAGGAACCATTTCTTCCCACTTGTCTGGAgataaaaactacaaagaaaatgaaaaactgaaatctttatccacaacaaaaaaacatgaagacaGCAGGAAAAATAAAGATAAGGTAGAGAAGCGGTCTGAAAGGGAGCGGCAGGATAGGGAATATAGTGTTGGGGATCACAGAGAAAAGGATCGTACAAACTCTGATAAGAAAGGAAAACCTCTGGAAAAGACCATGGACCATAGTAAATCAGACCGTTCAAAAGAGAAGGACTGTGACAGGAAGAAGAGAGATAAAATGAAAGATGGACCTCTTTCCTCAAGTTCCAATCTAAAATTACTGTTGGAGGAAAAGAAAAGCTATCTCTCTGAAAGTGGCAAGTCCTTATCAGCAAAATCAAAGGAGGAACTTGTGAGAACACCAGAAAAAGATCGTGACCGGAGAGACCGAGACAGGGACTCGGACAGACACAAGGACAAAGATAAGGAACGGCACAAAGACCGCTCCCAGCAGGCCAAGCTGATGAAGGCCAAACCAAATGAATCCGACATAGACAAGGCCAAATCTAAAGCCTCTCCAGCACCACGGGACACCAAGCCCAAAGAAAAAAGGCTTGTCAATGATGACCTGATGCAGACCAGCTTTGAGCGCATGCTCAGCCTGAAGGACCAGGAGATTGAGCAGTGGCATCGGAAACACCTTGAGAAAATCAAGCAGAAAGAAAGGGAAAGGCTAAAACAGCGACCTCTGGCAGATTCAGCAAAGGCCAAACCTAAAGACAGAACGAAACCTGACACGTGTTTAAGCAAAGAGCTGGTGCGCTCGAAAAGCTCAGAGGTCTCAGATGTCCAGAGCAGAGAAAAACCCCTTAAAGAAGGCACCAGTCCCAGAACAATGTCTCTTGATGGAAAGTCTCTCCCCTCAGTCAGTGCGAAGGTCATATCATCTGTGGAAAACTGCTTGACCAGATCTCCCAGGCCAGAGAGTGAACGCGGTGGCGTCATGTCCAGGTCAGTGTCTCTGGTTTCTGTTGCTAGCTCAGAGGACTCATGTCAAGCAGCGACACTAACACCTAAACACACAGAATATGACTCTGACATGAACCTGGAAGCCTCAGACTCACAGCCTGCATTCCTCCAGTCTTCCCTCGTCATTCAGGCCACCAGATCACCGTCTGTTCATGATAAAGATTGCAACAGTCTTCCAGATGTGTCCCAAAGTAATCGGACCCCGCTGTTTGGTAGACATGAATCTCCTTACCTCAGGGCTATTCTGGATGAGGATGCCAACTCATCGACTGAAggcaaaaatgttgaaaatctgCCAAAAGCCAACCTGCAGCCTACAGAGGAGGTGAGATTGAGAGACACCCTGGCAGAAGGAGATGAGAGCCTTAGCAGTCACAATTTGACAGAACAGCAATATACAAACTCAGCTGCTGACACAGGTGCAGACAGAGAGGGGAGCACTCCTGGCACAACACAAACGCTAAATAAAGATCCTCCAAGTAAAAACCTGACACTTCCACAGTCCGGACTGTTGCAGCTCAGTGGTCCTCAAACAGTGTCAACAGAGCTGAGGGCACTGTCCTCCTCTGACTTTTCTGGCACACAGTGTCCGACTGACAACACAAGTTCACTGGCAGAATGTAAAGATACTGAGCACCCATCAGTACTTGCAGGGTCTCCCCCCCTCGAGACCTCAGTACCCACAAATTCAAAACCCTTCCAACACAGGGAACCGCTCCCATGTTCCGCTGTTGAAAACCTGCAGCAGACGGAGCTGGACACGATATTGGGTTCTGACCATAAAGACAAATCTCTTGAGAATTCtgatagaacagaaccagaaagCATGGACAATGTTTCAGAGAGCTACAGAGCAGATGGGATAGGGAGTCCTGTACCATCCACCAGTGAACACATTCCCAGCTCCACTGCAGGGGAATCCTCAGCAGGCTTTGGCAAAACAAGCACAGAGCCCAAATGTTGTCCAGAGGACATGGATGTAGATAGTTATGACTGCAAGAAATCAAGAACTTCCAGTGACACAGTGTGTCTTGATCCTCCAGTGGAGAAGGATGGAATCCTGCATGTATCATCCACCAGTTTAAATACCGAACACAAGGATGAAGAGATGTCAGACTTCTCGCAGAGCTCGGAGAACAATAATGCTACTGCCATTTCTGCTGCAGCAGAGGCTTCTTTGGTTGAAAACAGCGAGTGCTCGTCTGAATCGAGAACAGAAGCCAACCCAGAACCGATGGAGGCGGTCCCTGCTGATGACAAACCAGAGTCACTGTCAGCTGCAGAAGAGCAAAGCACCATCCCGCCAGTAGTTCAAACTGACCCGAGCAACAACGTCTCAGCGAGCTCCTCTCCACAATCTGGAGACCGGGACTCAGACTCCTCAGGGGCTAAGATCAAGGTTCGTTCTGCAGACGAGGAAGTGGACATACATGTGCCCCATCCACGAAAGAGGAAGATGCCGAAGATGTCTGCATCACAGTCCTCCAGCGCTCAGCAGGACAAGGAGAGAGGCCAGCAGTCTCTGGCTGCTATTGTTGACTCCATAAAGCTGGAGGAGATCGAGCCCTATCAGACAGAGAGGGCCAACCCTTACTACGAGTTCCTGCACATTCGCAAGAAGATTGAAGAGAAGCGCAAAGTGTTGTGCAGCGTCACCCCCCAACCACCACAGTATTATGATGAATATGTGACCTTCAACGGATCCTACCTCATAGATGGGAACCCACTCGGCAAGCTCTGTATTCCAACA ATAACTCCACCTCCGTCGTTACCCGAGCAGCTGAAAGAGATGTTCAAACAACAAGAGGTGGTCCGTATGAAACTACGGCTCCAACACAGCATTGAAAGG GAAAAGCTGATTGTTTCAAATGAACAGGAAGTCTTACGAGTTCATTACCGGGCGGCAAGAACACTAGCCAATCAGACTCTGCCTTTCAGTGCCTGTACAGTTTTATTGGATGCTGAAGTGTACAACATGCCTCAAGATGTCCAG AGCGATGATGGCAAGACGTCAGTAAGAGATCGATTCAACGCCAGACAGTTTATGTCGTGGTTACAGGATGTCGATGACAAGTTTGATAAACTCAAG ACGTGTCTACTGATGAGGCAGCAGCACGAGGCGGCGGCTCTGAACGCTGTCCAGCGTCTGGAGTGGCAGCTCAAACTACAGGAGCTGGACCCAGCCACCTACAAGTCCACCAGCATCTTCGAGATCCCTGAGTTCTACATCCCACTCGTGGAGGTCAACGACGACTTCGACCTCACCCCAATATGA